The Polyodon spathula isolate WHYD16114869_AA chromosome 3, ASM1765450v1, whole genome shotgun sequence genome has a segment encoding these proteins:
- the cndp2 gene encoding cytosolic non-specific dipeptidase isoform X1, producing MQCNGLDETDESEEPVQTVLLYCKAERTPSSVLKSKMSCIPKLFKYVDEHQELYIERLAEWVAVQSVSAWPEKRGEIKRMMEIAAKEIERLGGTVELVDIGKQKLSEGGEIPLPPIILGKLGSDPKKKTVCIYGHLDVQPAHIDDGWDTEPFTLVEKDGKLFGRGSTDDKGPVLAWLNCIEAYQKTQQELPINIKFCFEGMEESGSEGLDDLIFARKDSFFKGVDYVCISDNYWLGKNKPCITYGLRGICYFFLEVECSDKDLHSGVFGGSVHEAMTDLIALMNSLVDKKGKILIPGIYEAVAALTDEEKSLYDEIDFDLKEYCRDVGANRLLHTTKEQVLMHRWRYPSLSLHGIEGAFSASGAKTVIPRKVIGKFSLRLVPDMDPNVIEKLVVDHLTKKFAERDSPNKMKVTMGHGAKSWVSDFNHPHYVAGRKAIKTVFGVEPDLTREGGSIPVTLTFQEATGQNVMLLPLGASDDGAHSQNEKINRSNYIEGIKLLGAYFHEVSLLE from the exons ATGCAGTGTAATGGACTTGATGAAACTGATGAGTCAGAGGAGCCTGTACAGACAGTTCTGCTGTATTGCAAAGCTGAAAGAACG ccttccagtgttttgaaaagtaAGATGTCTTGCATTCCAAAATTGTTTAAGTATGTGGACGAACACCAGGAGCTCTATATTGAG CGACTGGCAGAATGGGTGGCAGTGCAGAGCGTGTCCGCATGGCCAGAGAAGCGAGGAGAGATAAAGAGAATGATGGAGATTGCTGCCAAAGAGATTGAACGGCTCGGAGGAACAGTGGAACTTGTGGATATTGGGAAACAAAAG ctTTCAGAAGGAGGTGAGATCCCCCTGCCACCCATCATCCTTGGAAAACTGGGCTCAGACCCCAAAAAGAAGACCGTGTGTATCTACGGCCACCTGGACGTCCAGCCAGCTCACATTGACGATGGCTGGGACACTGAGCCCTTCACACTGGTGGAAAAGGATG GAAAGCTTTTTGGAAGAGGGTCCACTGATGACAAAGGACCTGTGCTGGCTTGGTTGAACTGCATAGAAGCttatcagaaaacacaacag GAGCTGCCAATCAACATCAAGTTCTGCTTCGAAGGAATGGAGGAGTCTGGGTCAGAAGGGCTTGACGACCTTATTTTTGCTCGCAAAGACTCTTTCTTCAAGGGAGTTGACTATGTCTGCATCTCTGATAACTACTGGCTGGGCAAAAACAAGCCTTGCATCACATACGGACTCAGGGGCATCTGCTATTTCTTCTTGGAG GTGGAATGCAGTGACAAGGACCTTCACTCGGGTGTTTTCGGAGGTTCAGTGCATGAAGCCATGACAGACCTCATTGCCCTGATGA ACTCTCTTGTAGATAAGAAAGGTAAGATTCTTATCCCTGGAATTTATGAGGCAGTGGCTGCACTAACTGATGAAGAGAAGAGTTTGTATGATGAAATCGACTTTGATTTGAAGGAGTACTGCAGAGACGTGGGAGCCAACAGGCTTCTGCACACCACAAAG GAACAAGTTCTGATGCACCGCTGGAGGTACCCATCGCTCTCCCTGCACGGCATTGAGGGAGCTTTCTCTGCTTCGGGAGCCAAAACCGTCATTCCCAGGAAAGTGATTGGAAAATTCTCCCTTCGCCTGGTGCCTGACATGGACCCAAATGTCATAGAGAAACTG gtTGTTGATCATTTGACCAAAAAGTTTGCTGAACGTGACAGTCCCAACAAGATGAAGGTGACTATGGGACATGGAGCGAAGTCCTGGGTGTCTGACTTCAACCACCCCCACTATGTAGCTGGCAGAAAGGCCATCAAAACAG TCTTTGGTGTGGAGCCTGATCTAACAAGAGAAGGAGGAAGCATTCCTGTCACCCTGACTTTCCAAGAAGCCACGGGCCAAAATGTCATGCTGCTACCACTTGGAGCTTCGGATGACGGAGCGCATTCCCAGAATGAGAAGATCAACAG GTCTAACTACATAGAGGGAATCAAACTACTGGGAGCATATTTCCATGAAGTGTCTCTTCTAGAGTGA
- the LOC121308539 gene encoding CD83 antigen-like, which translates to MVLSVFLVFVYVYACVYSAVNASVKEITVNCDEDAVLTCEAGLDFGVTYRSLLWYKCGEDLLDSLTRIIHKKLKSNLTQMFTGFNRSVEVDGSYNLKINNATVEDSGKYKCSLSAPLGMQNRKGYVRLKVIGCPTHQTVTYWDAYCIVFSVIILVALVACFLSWKCLKTVLEGGLNVTKEQVKINMKNIQKAANTSLHGGEAQNPAGNTCQHHTCLLLH; encoded by the exons ATGGTTCTTTCAGTGTTTCTGGTTTTTGTATATG tctaCGCTTGTGTTTACTCTGCTGTGAATGCTTCAGTAAAGGAGATTACAGTAAATTGTGATGAAGATGCAGTTCTCACGTGTGAAGCTGGATTGGACTTCGGGGTGACATATCGATCTTTACTTTGGTACAAG TGTGGTGAAGATCTCCTAGACTCTTTGACAAGAATTATTCACAAGAAACTAAAGAGCAATCTGACCCAAATGTTTACTGGCTTCAATCGGTCAGTTGAAGTTGATGGCTCATACAATCTGAAAATAAACAATGCCACAGTGGAGGACAGTGGGAAGTACAAGTGCTCTCTATCAGCTCCACTTGGAATGCAGAACAGAAAGGGATATGTCCGATTAAAGGTTATTG GTTGTCCAACTCATCAGACAGTTACTTACTGGGATGCTTACTGTATTGTTTTCTCAGTGATAATACTGGTAGCATTAGTGGCTTGTTTCTTGTCTTGG aaatgtttgaaaactgttttagaAGGTGGTCTCAATGTTACTAAGGAGCAGGTTAAGATAAACATGAAGAATATTCAGAAGGCGGCAAACACCAGCTTGCATGGAGGTGAAGCCCAGAATCCTGCTGGAAATACCTGTCAGCACCACACGTGCCTGTTATTACATTGA
- the cndp2 gene encoding cytosolic non-specific dipeptidase isoform X2: MSCIPKLFKYVDEHQELYIERLAEWVAVQSVSAWPEKRGEIKRMMEIAAKEIERLGGTVELVDIGKQKLSEGGEIPLPPIILGKLGSDPKKKTVCIYGHLDVQPAHIDDGWDTEPFTLVEKDGKLFGRGSTDDKGPVLAWLNCIEAYQKTQQELPINIKFCFEGMEESGSEGLDDLIFARKDSFFKGVDYVCISDNYWLGKNKPCITYGLRGICYFFLEVECSDKDLHSGVFGGSVHEAMTDLIALMNSLVDKKGKILIPGIYEAVAALTDEEKSLYDEIDFDLKEYCRDVGANRLLHTTKEQVLMHRWRYPSLSLHGIEGAFSASGAKTVIPRKVIGKFSLRLVPDMDPNVIEKLVVDHLTKKFAERDSPNKMKVTMGHGAKSWVSDFNHPHYVAGRKAIKTVFGVEPDLTREGGSIPVTLTFQEATGQNVMLLPLGASDDGAHSQNEKINRSNYIEGIKLLGAYFHEVSLLE, from the exons ATGTCTTGCATTCCAAAATTGTTTAAGTATGTGGACGAACACCAGGAGCTCTATATTGAG CGACTGGCAGAATGGGTGGCAGTGCAGAGCGTGTCCGCATGGCCAGAGAAGCGAGGAGAGATAAAGAGAATGATGGAGATTGCTGCCAAAGAGATTGAACGGCTCGGAGGAACAGTGGAACTTGTGGATATTGGGAAACAAAAG ctTTCAGAAGGAGGTGAGATCCCCCTGCCACCCATCATCCTTGGAAAACTGGGCTCAGACCCCAAAAAGAAGACCGTGTGTATCTACGGCCACCTGGACGTCCAGCCAGCTCACATTGACGATGGCTGGGACACTGAGCCCTTCACACTGGTGGAAAAGGATG GAAAGCTTTTTGGAAGAGGGTCCACTGATGACAAAGGACCTGTGCTGGCTTGGTTGAACTGCATAGAAGCttatcagaaaacacaacag GAGCTGCCAATCAACATCAAGTTCTGCTTCGAAGGAATGGAGGAGTCTGGGTCAGAAGGGCTTGACGACCTTATTTTTGCTCGCAAAGACTCTTTCTTCAAGGGAGTTGACTATGTCTGCATCTCTGATAACTACTGGCTGGGCAAAAACAAGCCTTGCATCACATACGGACTCAGGGGCATCTGCTATTTCTTCTTGGAG GTGGAATGCAGTGACAAGGACCTTCACTCGGGTGTTTTCGGAGGTTCAGTGCATGAAGCCATGACAGACCTCATTGCCCTGATGA ACTCTCTTGTAGATAAGAAAGGTAAGATTCTTATCCCTGGAATTTATGAGGCAGTGGCTGCACTAACTGATGAAGAGAAGAGTTTGTATGATGAAATCGACTTTGATTTGAAGGAGTACTGCAGAGACGTGGGAGCCAACAGGCTTCTGCACACCACAAAG GAACAAGTTCTGATGCACCGCTGGAGGTACCCATCGCTCTCCCTGCACGGCATTGAGGGAGCTTTCTCTGCTTCGGGAGCCAAAACCGTCATTCCCAGGAAAGTGATTGGAAAATTCTCCCTTCGCCTGGTGCCTGACATGGACCCAAATGTCATAGAGAAACTG gtTGTTGATCATTTGACCAAAAAGTTTGCTGAACGTGACAGTCCCAACAAGATGAAGGTGACTATGGGACATGGAGCGAAGTCCTGGGTGTCTGACTTCAACCACCCCCACTATGTAGCTGGCAGAAAGGCCATCAAAACAG TCTTTGGTGTGGAGCCTGATCTAACAAGAGAAGGAGGAAGCATTCCTGTCACCCTGACTTTCCAAGAAGCCACGGGCCAAAATGTCATGCTGCTACCACTTGGAGCTTCGGATGACGGAGCGCATTCCCAGAATGAGAAGATCAACAG GTCTAACTACATAGAGGGAATCAAACTACTGGGAGCATATTTCCATGAAGTGTCTCTTCTAGAGTGA